A genomic window from Salvia miltiorrhiza cultivar Shanhuang (shh) chromosome 5, IMPLAD_Smil_shh, whole genome shotgun sequence includes:
- the LOC130985314 gene encoding aquaporin NIP1-1-like isoform X1, with the protein MGDEILSGANVNEGVDAHDSNHSSRCCSLTVSFIQKLIAETLGTFFLIFAGCGAVAVNADKEKVITLPGIAIVWGLVVMVMVYSVGHISGAHFNPAVTIAFASINRFSWKQVPAYVAAQVVGSTVAAGTLRLLFSGSHDHFVGTLPAGTDLQSLALEFIITFYLMFVISGVATDNRAIGELAGMAIGATVSINVLFAGPISGASLNPARSLGPAIVSKNYRGLWIYLLGPTAGAIAGAWAYNLIRFTNKPLREITKTVSFLRSEAHIRAP; encoded by the exons ATGGGTGATGAGATATTATCCGGTGCAAATGTGAACGAGGGAGTGGATGCTCATGATTCCAATCACTCTTCAAGATGCTGCTCTCTCACTGTCTCATTTATACAAAAG TTAATAGCGGAGACGCTGGGGACATTCTTCTTGATATTCGCCGGTTGCGGCGCCGTGGCGGTGAACGCCGACAAGGAGAAGGTGATAACGCTGCCCGGAATAGCCATAGTGTGGGGCCTGGTGGTGATGGTCATGGTTTACTCCGTCGGCCACATCTCCGGCGCCCACTTCAACCCCGCCGTCACCATCGCCTTCGCCTCCATCAACAGGTTCTCTTGGAAACAG GTACCTGCGTATGTGGCGGCTCAAGTAGTTGGGTCAACGGTGGCAGCCGGAACCCTGCGATTATTGTTCAGCGGCTCCCACGATCACTTCGTCGGAACCCTTCCCGCCGGTACCGACCTGCAGTCGTTGGCCTTGGAATTTATCATCACGTTCTACCTCATGTTTGTAATTTCCGGCGTCGCCACCGATAATAGAGCT ATTGGAGAACTTGCTGGGATGGCCATTGGAGCTACCGTATCGATAAATGTCTTGTTTGCTGG GCCGATCTCCGGAGCTTCGTTGAATCCAGCAAGGAGTTTGGGGCCAGCTATAGTATCAAAGAACTACAGAGGCTTATGGATCTACCTATTGGGCCCAACCGCTGGGGCGATTGCTGGTGCATGGGCCTACAACCTCATTAGATTTACTAACAAACCTCTTCGTGAAATCACTAAGACTGTCTCTTTTTTGAGGAGTGAGGCCCATATTCGTGCCCCCTAA
- the LOC130985314 gene encoding aquaporin NIP1-1-like isoform X2, which translates to MQLIAETLGTFFLIFAGCGAVAVNADKEKVITLPGIAIVWGLVVMVMVYSVGHISGAHFNPAVTIAFASINRFSWKQVPAYVAAQVVGSTVAAGTLRLLFSGSHDHFVGTLPAGTDLQSLALEFIITFYLMFVISGVATDNRAIGELAGMAIGATVSINVLFAGPISGASLNPARSLGPAIVSKNYRGLWIYLLGPTAGAIAGAWAYNLIRFTNKPLREITKTVSFLRSEAHIRAP; encoded by the exons ATGCAGTTAATAGCGGAGACGCTGGGGACATTCTTCTTGATATTCGCCGGTTGCGGCGCCGTGGCGGTGAACGCCGACAAGGAGAAGGTGATAACGCTGCCCGGAATAGCCATAGTGTGGGGCCTGGTGGTGATGGTCATGGTTTACTCCGTCGGCCACATCTCCGGCGCCCACTTCAACCCCGCCGTCACCATCGCCTTCGCCTCCATCAACAGGTTCTCTTGGAAACAG GTACCTGCGTATGTGGCGGCTCAAGTAGTTGGGTCAACGGTGGCAGCCGGAACCCTGCGATTATTGTTCAGCGGCTCCCACGATCACTTCGTCGGAACCCTTCCCGCCGGTACCGACCTGCAGTCGTTGGCCTTGGAATTTATCATCACGTTCTACCTCATGTTTGTAATTTCCGGCGTCGCCACCGATAATAGAGCT ATTGGAGAACTTGCTGGGATGGCCATTGGAGCTACCGTATCGATAAATGTCTTGTTTGCTGG GCCGATCTCCGGAGCTTCGTTGAATCCAGCAAGGAGTTTGGGGCCAGCTATAGTATCAAAGAACTACAGAGGCTTATGGATCTACCTATTGGGCCCAACCGCTGGGGCGATTGCTGGTGCATGGGCCTACAACCTCATTAGATTTACTAACAAACCTCTTCGTGAAATCACTAAGACTGTCTCTTTTTTGAGGAGTGAGGCCCATATTCGTGCCCCCTAA
- the LOC130985230 gene encoding probable LRR receptor-like serine/threonine-protein kinase RFK1 isoform X3, translated as MNLEANQFSGAIPPDIGRMINLTTLILSSNPLTGELPNSLANLTNLKDFRINDNNLSGPIPDIITNWKQLTNLEMFASGLEGPIPSNISLLDMLQTLRISDLRGPSQEFPLLRSTTGLTSLILRNCKITGEIPAYIWKLRLLVMLDVSFNMLEGAIPGHIARNLKTVFVTQNKLSGKIPDTLLKDGGNIDLSYNNFTLQGPEEPACRLDMNRNVNLFKGSSAPDTLKRTLPCTKDVVCPRYKCSLQVNCGGNDLRVKEIDRRVIYEGDGGVDSESYLSTNNWGFVSTGDFLDEPDYQKSRAVKIPTPNLSDLYSSSRLSPLSLTYFHYCLENGVYNVSLHFAEIIFTNDNSSYYSLGKRMFDIYIQEELVHENFDIEDEARAAQKPVVRYFNANVTDNTLEIRFYWAGKGTTRIPNRGDYGSLISAISVDPTFKVCSSGTKKHVTAYIIAAVLTVFVILSILGILWWKGYLTGRKHGRNDLEGLDLQTVVLTLKQIRAATNNFDAANKIGEGGFGSVFKGQLPDGTVIAVKQLSSRSRQGNREFLNEIGMISCLQHPNLVKLYGCCIEGDQLLVVYEYMENNSLAHVLFESNGRSQMMLNWPTRFQICIGIARGLAFLHNESRLKIVHRDIKATNVLLDSDLNAKISDFGLARLNEDEKTHISTKVAGTIGYMAPEYALWGYLTDKADVYSFGVVLLEIVSGKSNNNYMPSHNFVCLLDWASHLNESKHIDELIDPRLDGGAHREEIERVVKIALQCTNATPSVRPTMSEVVQMLEGKMDIPVTLPEGSAYTNDVRFKAMKDFHQERQSLSTATWGESQISTTIRTGAGYSSSTSGFNEISEGSIPY; from the exons AT GAACCTCGAGGCAAACCAATTTTCGGGGGCTATTCCTCCTGACATTGGAAGGATGATAAATTTAACGACTCT GATCTTGTCCTCCAACCCACTTACTGGGGAGCTGCCGAATTCACTTGCAAATTTAACAAACTTAAAAGATTT TAGGATAAATGACAACAACCTAAGTGGACCCATACCGGATATTATTACAAACTGGAAGCAACTTACAAATTT AGAAATGTTTGCTAGCGGACTGGAGGGGCCCATTCCCTCGAACAtatctcttctcgatatgttACAAACTCT GAGAATTAGCGACCTAAGAGGGCCGTCCCAGGAATTTCCGTTGCTGAGGAGCACTACAGGCCTAACATCGTT GATATTGAGAAACTGCAAAATTACTGGGGAAATTCCTGCATATATATGGAAGCTTAGACTTCTGGTGATGTT GGACGTCAGTTTCAATATGTTAGAGGGTGCGATTCCAGGTCACATAGCTAGAAATCTGAAAACAGT GTTCGTGACCCAAAACAAGCTGAGTGGAAAGATACCCGACACACTCTTGAAGGATGGAGGCAATAT TGATCTTTCCTACAACAATTTCACTTTGCAAGGCCCAGAGGAACCTGCTTGTCGACTAGACAT GAATCGAAACGTAAACTTGTTCAAAGGCTCGTCTGCACCGGATACATT AAAACGAACTCTTCCGTGCACTAAAGATGTAGTCTGCCCCAGGT ATAAATGTTCGTTACAAGTTAATTGTGGCGGGAATGACTTGCGCGTCAAAGAAATCGACAGAAGGGTTATATATGaaggagatggtggagttgaTTCTGAAAGTTATTTAAGCACCAACAACTGGGGCTTTGTTAGCACCGGTGACTTCTTAGACGAACCTGATTACCAAAAATCACGTGCAGTCAAAATTCCCACGCCAAATCTCTCTGATTTGTACAGTAGTTCCCGCCTTAGCCCTCTTTCACTTACGTATTTCCATTATTGTTTGGAGAATGGGGTATATAATGTAAGCCTGCACTTTGCTGAGATAATTTTCACAAATGACAACAGCTCATATTACAGTCTCGGAAAGCGGATGTTTGATATATACATTCAG GAGGAATTAGTGCACGAAAACTTCGACATTGAAGATGAGGCTCGTGCAGCTCAAAAGCCTGTGGTAAGATACTTCAATGCCAACGTGACTGATAACACATTGGAGATCCGGTTTTACTGGGCTGGTAAAGGGACTACGCGAATTCCCAACAGAGGGGATTACGGTTCTCTTATATCAGCCATCTCAGTCGATCCAA CTTTTAAAGTGTGTTCAAGTGGAACCAAGAAGCATGTGACTGCGTATATAATAGCTGCAGTTTTGACAGTGTTTGTTATTCTCTCGATATTGGGAATCCTTTGGTGGAAAGGTTACTTGACAGGCCGAAAACACGGTAGAAATG ATCTTGAAGGCCTAGATTTGCAAACAGTCGTTTTGACCCTCAAACAGATTCGAGCAGCTACTAACAATTTTGACGCTGCAAATAAAATTGGAGAAGGTGGTTTTGGTTCAGTATTCAAG GGTCAACTGCCTGATGGTACTGTCATTGCTGTGAAGCAACTCTCTTCTAGATCAAGACAAGGAAATCGTGAATTTTTGAATGAGATTGGCATGATTTCGTGTTTACAGCACCCGAATCTTGTGAAGCTCTACGGATGCTGTATTGAAGGCGATCAGTTGCTGGTGGTATACGAGTACATGGAAAACAATAGCCTTGCACATGTCTTGTTCG aatcaaatggaagaagCCAAATGATGCTGAACTGGCCAACAAGGTTCCAGATCTGTATCGGAATCGCAAGAGGGTTAGCTTTTCTCCACAACGAGTCTAGGCTGAAAATTGTCCATCGAGACATCAAAGCCACAAACGTGCTGCTGGATAGTGATCTAAATGCTAAAATATCCGATTTTGGATTGGCCCGGCTTAATGAAGACGAGAAGACTCACATTAGCACAAAAGTTGCTGGAACAAT AGGATACATGGCGCCTGAATACGCGCTGTGGGGTTATCTGACTGACAAAGCAGATGTCTACAGCTTCGGTGTCGTGCTTCTGGAAATAGTCAGCGGAAAAAGCAACAACAACTACATGCCTAGTCACAATTTCGTCTGCCTTCTTGATTGG GCGAGCCACTTGAACGAGAGCAAGCACATCGATGAACTCATTGATCCGAGGTTGGATGGTGGTGCACACAGAGAGGAGATAGAGAGGGTGGTGAAGATAGCTCTGCAGTGCACGAATGCAACTCCATCGGTGAGGCCGACCATGTCGGAGGTCGTTCAGATGCTCGAGGGTAAAATGGACATTCCCGTTACGTTGCCCGAGGGGAGCGCCTACACTAACGACGTGAGGTTCAAAGCCATGAAAGACTTCCACCAGGAGAGGCAGAGCTTGAGCACCGCCACGTGGGGGGAGTCGCAGATTTCAACGACGATACGAACTGGTGCAGGTTACTCTTCATCCACCTCTGGTTTTAATGAGATCAGTGAGGGTAGTATACCttattga
- the LOC130985230 gene encoding probable LRR receptor-like serine/threonine-protein kinase RFK1 isoform X2, whose product MFVGRSVHLCWAAAVFCYWFSSLAESQRVPQDEVDVFKEIANELGAVHWTFDADLCELEMGGMSQTPPPNSDGYVECNCNFNNNSVCHVTTLVIKSYNLPGVLPLSIVKLQHLQHVDFAYNLLTGTIPEEWASMQLIFISVLVNRLSGQIPKYLANFTSLTYLNLEANQFSGAIPPDIGRMINLTTLILSSNPLTGELPNSLANLTNLKDFRINDNNLSGPIPDIITNWKQLTNLEMFASGLEGPIPSNISLLDMLQTLRISDLRGPSQEFPLLRSTTGLTSLILRNCKITGEIPAYIWKLRLLVMLDVSFNMLEGAIPGHIARNLKTVFVTQNKLSGKIPDTLLKDGGNIDLSYNNFTLQGPEEPACRLDMNRNVNLFKGSSAPDTLKRTLPCTKDVVCPRYKCSLQVNCGGNDLRVKEIDRRVIYEGDGGVDSESYLSTNNWGFVSTGDFLDEPDYQKSRAVKIPTPNLSDFSYYSLGKRMFDIYIQEELVHENFDIEDEARAAQKPVVRYFNANVTDNTLEIRFYWAGKGTTRIPNRGDYGSLISAISVDPTFKVCSSGTKKHVTAYIIAAVLTVFVILSILGILWWKGYLTGRKHGRNDLEGLDLQTVVLTLKQIRAATNNFDAANKIGEGGFGSVFKGQLPDGTVIAVKQLSSRSRQGNREFLNEIGMISCLQHPNLVKLYGCCIEGDQLLVVYEYMENNSLAHVLFESNGRSQMMLNWPTRFQICIGIARGLAFLHNESRLKIVHRDIKATNVLLDSDLNAKISDFGLARLNEDEKTHISTKVAGTIGYMAPEYALWGYLTDKADVYSFGVVLLEIVSGKSNNNYMPSHNFVCLLDWASHLNESKHIDELIDPRLDGGAHREEIERVVKIALQCTNATPSVRPTMSEVVQMLEGKMDIPVTLPEGSAYTNDVRFKAMKDFHQERQSLSTATWGESQISTTIRTGAGYSSSTSGFNEISEGSIPY is encoded by the exons ATGTTTGTGGGAAGAAGTGTGCATCTTTGTTGGGCTGCTGCGGTTTTCTGTTACTGGTTTTCGAGTTTGGCGGAGTCGCAGCGGGTGCCGCAGGATGAAG TTGATGTGTTCAAAGAGATAGCCAACGAGTTGGGCGCAGTACATTGGACATTCGATGCAGATTTATGTGAACTGGAGATGGGTGGGATGTCACAAACTCCTCCACCGAACTCTGATGGTTATGTTGAATGCAATTGCAATTTTAACAACAACTCCGTTTGCCATGTTACGACACT TGTGATTAAGAGTTACAATCTTCCTGGAGTTCTTCCATTGTCAATTGTAAAGCTTCAGCACCTCCAGCATGT tgaTTTTGCCTACAATCTCCTAACTGGTACAATTCCAGAAGAGTGGGCTTCAATGCAACTTATTTTTAT CTCTGTTCTTGTAAATCGTTTATCTGGACAAATACCAAAGTATCTGGCAAACTTTACTAGCCTTACATACCT GAACCTCGAGGCAAACCAATTTTCGGGGGCTATTCCTCCTGACATTGGAAGGATGATAAATTTAACGACTCT GATCTTGTCCTCCAACCCACTTACTGGGGAGCTGCCGAATTCACTTGCAAATTTAACAAACTTAAAAGATTT TAGGATAAATGACAACAACCTAAGTGGACCCATACCGGATATTATTACAAACTGGAAGCAACTTACAAATTT AGAAATGTTTGCTAGCGGACTGGAGGGGCCCATTCCCTCGAACAtatctcttctcgatatgttACAAACTCT GAGAATTAGCGACCTAAGAGGGCCGTCCCAGGAATTTCCGTTGCTGAGGAGCACTACAGGCCTAACATCGTT GATATTGAGAAACTGCAAAATTACTGGGGAAATTCCTGCATATATATGGAAGCTTAGACTTCTGGTGATGTT GGACGTCAGTTTCAATATGTTAGAGGGTGCGATTCCAGGTCACATAGCTAGAAATCTGAAAACAGT GTTCGTGACCCAAAACAAGCTGAGTGGAAAGATACCCGACACACTCTTGAAGGATGGAGGCAATAT TGATCTTTCCTACAACAATTTCACTTTGCAAGGCCCAGAGGAACCTGCTTGTCGACTAGACAT GAATCGAAACGTAAACTTGTTCAAAGGCTCGTCTGCACCGGATACATT AAAACGAACTCTTCCGTGCACTAAAGATGTAGTCTGCCCCAGGT ATAAATGTTCGTTACAAGTTAATTGTGGCGGGAATGACTTGCGCGTCAAAGAAATCGACAGAAGGGTTATATATGaaggagatggtggagttgaTTCTGAAAGTTATTTAAGCACCAACAACTGGGGCTTTGTTAGCACCGGTGACTTCTTAGACGAACCTGATTACCAAAAATCACGTGCAGTCAAAATTCCCACGCCAAATCTCTCTGATTT CTCATATTACAGTCTCGGAAAGCGGATGTTTGATATATACATTCAG GAGGAATTAGTGCACGAAAACTTCGACATTGAAGATGAGGCTCGTGCAGCTCAAAAGCCTGTGGTAAGATACTTCAATGCCAACGTGACTGATAACACATTGGAGATCCGGTTTTACTGGGCTGGTAAAGGGACTACGCGAATTCCCAACAGAGGGGATTACGGTTCTCTTATATCAGCCATCTCAGTCGATCCAA CTTTTAAAGTGTGTTCAAGTGGAACCAAGAAGCATGTGACTGCGTATATAATAGCTGCAGTTTTGACAGTGTTTGTTATTCTCTCGATATTGGGAATCCTTTGGTGGAAAGGTTACTTGACAGGCCGAAAACACGGTAGAAATG ATCTTGAAGGCCTAGATTTGCAAACAGTCGTTTTGACCCTCAAACAGATTCGAGCAGCTACTAACAATTTTGACGCTGCAAATAAAATTGGAGAAGGTGGTTTTGGTTCAGTATTCAAG GGTCAACTGCCTGATGGTACTGTCATTGCTGTGAAGCAACTCTCTTCTAGATCAAGACAAGGAAATCGTGAATTTTTGAATGAGATTGGCATGATTTCGTGTTTACAGCACCCGAATCTTGTGAAGCTCTACGGATGCTGTATTGAAGGCGATCAGTTGCTGGTGGTATACGAGTACATGGAAAACAATAGCCTTGCACATGTCTTGTTCG aatcaaatggaagaagCCAAATGATGCTGAACTGGCCAACAAGGTTCCAGATCTGTATCGGAATCGCAAGAGGGTTAGCTTTTCTCCACAACGAGTCTAGGCTGAAAATTGTCCATCGAGACATCAAAGCCACAAACGTGCTGCTGGATAGTGATCTAAATGCTAAAATATCCGATTTTGGATTGGCCCGGCTTAATGAAGACGAGAAGACTCACATTAGCACAAAAGTTGCTGGAACAAT AGGATACATGGCGCCTGAATACGCGCTGTGGGGTTATCTGACTGACAAAGCAGATGTCTACAGCTTCGGTGTCGTGCTTCTGGAAATAGTCAGCGGAAAAAGCAACAACAACTACATGCCTAGTCACAATTTCGTCTGCCTTCTTGATTGG GCGAGCCACTTGAACGAGAGCAAGCACATCGATGAACTCATTGATCCGAGGTTGGATGGTGGTGCACACAGAGAGGAGATAGAGAGGGTGGTGAAGATAGCTCTGCAGTGCACGAATGCAACTCCATCGGTGAGGCCGACCATGTCGGAGGTCGTTCAGATGCTCGAGGGTAAAATGGACATTCCCGTTACGTTGCCCGAGGGGAGCGCCTACACTAACGACGTGAGGTTCAAAGCCATGAAAGACTTCCACCAGGAGAGGCAGAGCTTGAGCACCGCCACGTGGGGGGAGTCGCAGATTTCAACGACGATACGAACTGGTGCAGGTTACTCTTCATCCACCTCTGGTTTTAATGAGATCAGTGAGGGTAGTATACCttattga
- the LOC130985230 gene encoding probable LRR receptor-like serine/threonine-protein kinase RFK1 isoform X1, with the protein MFVGRSVHLCWAAAVFCYWFSSLAESQRVPQDEVDVFKEIANELGAVHWTFDADLCELEMGGMSQTPPPNSDGYVECNCNFNNNSVCHVTTLVIKSYNLPGVLPLSIVKLQHLQHVDFAYNLLTGTIPEEWASMQLIFISVLVNRLSGQIPKYLANFTSLTYLNLEANQFSGAIPPDIGRMINLTTLILSSNPLTGELPNSLANLTNLKDFRINDNNLSGPIPDIITNWKQLTNLEMFASGLEGPIPSNISLLDMLQTLRISDLRGPSQEFPLLRSTTGLTSLILRNCKITGEIPAYIWKLRLLVMLDVSFNMLEGAIPGHIARNLKTVFVTQNKLSGKIPDTLLKDGGNIDLSYNNFTLQGPEEPACRLDMNRNVNLFKGSSAPDTLKRTLPCTKDVVCPRYKCSLQVNCGGNDLRVKEIDRRVIYEGDGGVDSESYLSTNNWGFVSTGDFLDEPDYQKSRAVKIPTPNLSDLYSSSRLSPLSLTYFHYCLENGVYNVSLHFAEIIFTNDNSSYYSLGKRMFDIYIQEELVHENFDIEDEARAAQKPVVRYFNANVTDNTLEIRFYWAGKGTTRIPNRGDYGSLISAISVDPTFKVCSSGTKKHVTAYIIAAVLTVFVILSILGILWWKGYLTGRKHGRNDLEGLDLQTVVLTLKQIRAATNNFDAANKIGEGGFGSVFKGQLPDGTVIAVKQLSSRSRQGNREFLNEIGMISCLQHPNLVKLYGCCIEGDQLLVVYEYMENNSLAHVLFESNGRSQMMLNWPTRFQICIGIARGLAFLHNESRLKIVHRDIKATNVLLDSDLNAKISDFGLARLNEDEKTHISTKVAGTIGYMAPEYALWGYLTDKADVYSFGVVLLEIVSGKSNNNYMPSHNFVCLLDWASHLNESKHIDELIDPRLDGGAHREEIERVVKIALQCTNATPSVRPTMSEVVQMLEGKMDIPVTLPEGSAYTNDVRFKAMKDFHQERQSLSTATWGESQISTTIRTGAGYSSSTSGFNEISEGSIPY; encoded by the exons ATGTTTGTGGGAAGAAGTGTGCATCTTTGTTGGGCTGCTGCGGTTTTCTGTTACTGGTTTTCGAGTTTGGCGGAGTCGCAGCGGGTGCCGCAGGATGAAG TTGATGTGTTCAAAGAGATAGCCAACGAGTTGGGCGCAGTACATTGGACATTCGATGCAGATTTATGTGAACTGGAGATGGGTGGGATGTCACAAACTCCTCCACCGAACTCTGATGGTTATGTTGAATGCAATTGCAATTTTAACAACAACTCCGTTTGCCATGTTACGACACT TGTGATTAAGAGTTACAATCTTCCTGGAGTTCTTCCATTGTCAATTGTAAAGCTTCAGCACCTCCAGCATGT tgaTTTTGCCTACAATCTCCTAACTGGTACAATTCCAGAAGAGTGGGCTTCAATGCAACTTATTTTTAT CTCTGTTCTTGTAAATCGTTTATCTGGACAAATACCAAAGTATCTGGCAAACTTTACTAGCCTTACATACCT GAACCTCGAGGCAAACCAATTTTCGGGGGCTATTCCTCCTGACATTGGAAGGATGATAAATTTAACGACTCT GATCTTGTCCTCCAACCCACTTACTGGGGAGCTGCCGAATTCACTTGCAAATTTAACAAACTTAAAAGATTT TAGGATAAATGACAACAACCTAAGTGGACCCATACCGGATATTATTACAAACTGGAAGCAACTTACAAATTT AGAAATGTTTGCTAGCGGACTGGAGGGGCCCATTCCCTCGAACAtatctcttctcgatatgttACAAACTCT GAGAATTAGCGACCTAAGAGGGCCGTCCCAGGAATTTCCGTTGCTGAGGAGCACTACAGGCCTAACATCGTT GATATTGAGAAACTGCAAAATTACTGGGGAAATTCCTGCATATATATGGAAGCTTAGACTTCTGGTGATGTT GGACGTCAGTTTCAATATGTTAGAGGGTGCGATTCCAGGTCACATAGCTAGAAATCTGAAAACAGT GTTCGTGACCCAAAACAAGCTGAGTGGAAAGATACCCGACACACTCTTGAAGGATGGAGGCAATAT TGATCTTTCCTACAACAATTTCACTTTGCAAGGCCCAGAGGAACCTGCTTGTCGACTAGACAT GAATCGAAACGTAAACTTGTTCAAAGGCTCGTCTGCACCGGATACATT AAAACGAACTCTTCCGTGCACTAAAGATGTAGTCTGCCCCAGGT ATAAATGTTCGTTACAAGTTAATTGTGGCGGGAATGACTTGCGCGTCAAAGAAATCGACAGAAGGGTTATATATGaaggagatggtggagttgaTTCTGAAAGTTATTTAAGCACCAACAACTGGGGCTTTGTTAGCACCGGTGACTTCTTAGACGAACCTGATTACCAAAAATCACGTGCAGTCAAAATTCCCACGCCAAATCTCTCTGATTTGTACAGTAGTTCCCGCCTTAGCCCTCTTTCACTTACGTATTTCCATTATTGTTTGGAGAATGGGGTATATAATGTAAGCCTGCACTTTGCTGAGATAATTTTCACAAATGACAACAGCTCATATTACAGTCTCGGAAAGCGGATGTTTGATATATACATTCAG GAGGAATTAGTGCACGAAAACTTCGACATTGAAGATGAGGCTCGTGCAGCTCAAAAGCCTGTGGTAAGATACTTCAATGCCAACGTGACTGATAACACATTGGAGATCCGGTTTTACTGGGCTGGTAAAGGGACTACGCGAATTCCCAACAGAGGGGATTACGGTTCTCTTATATCAGCCATCTCAGTCGATCCAA CTTTTAAAGTGTGTTCAAGTGGAACCAAGAAGCATGTGACTGCGTATATAATAGCTGCAGTTTTGACAGTGTTTGTTATTCTCTCGATATTGGGAATCCTTTGGTGGAAAGGTTACTTGACAGGCCGAAAACACGGTAGAAATG ATCTTGAAGGCCTAGATTTGCAAACAGTCGTTTTGACCCTCAAACAGATTCGAGCAGCTACTAACAATTTTGACGCTGCAAATAAAATTGGAGAAGGTGGTTTTGGTTCAGTATTCAAG GGTCAACTGCCTGATGGTACTGTCATTGCTGTGAAGCAACTCTCTTCTAGATCAAGACAAGGAAATCGTGAATTTTTGAATGAGATTGGCATGATTTCGTGTTTACAGCACCCGAATCTTGTGAAGCTCTACGGATGCTGTATTGAAGGCGATCAGTTGCTGGTGGTATACGAGTACATGGAAAACAATAGCCTTGCACATGTCTTGTTCG aatcaaatggaagaagCCAAATGATGCTGAACTGGCCAACAAGGTTCCAGATCTGTATCGGAATCGCAAGAGGGTTAGCTTTTCTCCACAACGAGTCTAGGCTGAAAATTGTCCATCGAGACATCAAAGCCACAAACGTGCTGCTGGATAGTGATCTAAATGCTAAAATATCCGATTTTGGATTGGCCCGGCTTAATGAAGACGAGAAGACTCACATTAGCACAAAAGTTGCTGGAACAAT AGGATACATGGCGCCTGAATACGCGCTGTGGGGTTATCTGACTGACAAAGCAGATGTCTACAGCTTCGGTGTCGTGCTTCTGGAAATAGTCAGCGGAAAAAGCAACAACAACTACATGCCTAGTCACAATTTCGTCTGCCTTCTTGATTGG GCGAGCCACTTGAACGAGAGCAAGCACATCGATGAACTCATTGATCCGAGGTTGGATGGTGGTGCACACAGAGAGGAGATAGAGAGGGTGGTGAAGATAGCTCTGCAGTGCACGAATGCAACTCCATCGGTGAGGCCGACCATGTCGGAGGTCGTTCAGATGCTCGAGGGTAAAATGGACATTCCCGTTACGTTGCCCGAGGGGAGCGCCTACACTAACGACGTGAGGTTCAAAGCCATGAAAGACTTCCACCAGGAGAGGCAGAGCTTGAGCACCGCCACGTGGGGGGAGTCGCAGATTTCAACGACGATACGAACTGGTGCAGGTTACTCTTCATCCACCTCTGGTTTTAATGAGATCAGTGAGGGTAGTATACCttattga